A portion of the Halogeometricum sp. S1BR25-6 genome contains these proteins:
- a CDS encoding DNA double-strand break repair nuclease NurA: MTLDPVHVDGIADLATYLARNVDDDEHVDLARTVWEEYLDPLYGPDGGAVLEPLGRKRLRAADVDDVALTESPFETVHGLDSGTINPTTFKNGIVLDVAQAAMAAVPSNLDLHRHRSIVATTHTNDATSAFDQPWRKRDEGYCRWRIIQAPRVSRFAEGVVHALSLYLAESTHALEHADEVEDLLVLDGPLYPKELLNWRGRDGELSDLSREAKPKQVVENYLRLVERFVKRDVPLCGFVKNPASKHLVNAVRERGMEAPWTDDTAFFTRLLERRAVGNRGTEGRETGELTFTNWFVSRGGCDRTFAAGGDAFGLERNLDADLYEVAFFVIYDPRTDVLYRVEAPVAFARDEDVRRRLTTQMLAGVAANRGPPDAVAKADELARISAREKVALRRKLEENLDSDAVRQYDDLRWAPGE; encoded by the coding sequence ATGACGCTCGACCCCGTCCACGTGGACGGAATCGCGGACCTCGCGACTTATCTCGCCCGGAACGTCGACGACGACGAGCACGTCGACCTCGCGCGCACCGTCTGGGAGGAGTATCTGGACCCCCTCTACGGCCCCGACGGCGGCGCGGTGCTCGAACCGCTCGGGCGGAAGCGCCTCCGCGCCGCCGACGTCGACGACGTCGCCCTCACCGAGTCGCCGTTCGAGACGGTCCACGGCCTCGACTCGGGGACGATCAACCCGACGACGTTCAAGAACGGCATCGTCCTCGACGTGGCGCAGGCCGCGATGGCCGCTGTCCCCTCCAACCTCGACCTGCACCGACACCGGAGCATCGTGGCGACGACGCACACGAACGACGCGACGTCCGCGTTCGACCAACCGTGGCGAAAGCGCGACGAGGGGTACTGTCGCTGGCGAATCATTCAGGCCCCGCGGGTGAGCCGGTTTGCGGAGGGCGTCGTCCACGCCCTCTCGCTGTACCTCGCTGAGAGCACGCACGCCCTCGAACACGCCGACGAGGTCGAGGACCTCCTCGTCCTCGACGGACCGCTCTACCCGAAGGAACTGCTGAACTGGCGGGGACGGGACGGCGAACTCAGCGACCTCTCCCGGGAGGCCAAACCCAAGCAGGTGGTCGAGAACTACCTCCGCCTGGTCGAGCGGTTCGTCAAACGGGACGTGCCGCTCTGCGGGTTCGTGAAGAACCCCGCGTCGAAACATCTCGTGAACGCCGTGCGAGAGAGGGGGATGGAGGCACCGTGGACCGACGACACCGCCTTCTTCACCCGACTGCTCGAACGCCGCGCCGTCGGCAACCGGGGCACCGAGGGGCGGGAGACGGGCGAACTGACGTTCACCAACTGGTTCGTCTCGCGGGGCGGATGCGACCGCACGTTCGCCGCCGGCGGGGACGCGTTCGGACTGGAGCGGAACCTCGACGCCGACCTGTACGAGGTGGCGTTCTTCGTCATCTACGACCCGCGGACGGACGTGCTCTACCGCGTCGAAGCGCCCGTCGCGTTCGCGCGCGACGAGGACGTGCGCCGCCGCCTCACGACGCAGATGCTGGCGGGCGTCGCCGCGAACCGCGGGCCGCCGGACGCCGTCGCCAAGGCGGACGAACTGGCGCGGATCAGCGCGCGCGAGAAGGTGGCGCTCAGACGGAAACTGGAGGAGAACCTCGACTCCGACGCGGTGCGGCAGTACGACGACCTGCGGTGGGCGCCCGGGGAGTGA
- a CDS encoding DUF7113 family protein, whose product MLLVRGHGGGTTLTGTIFERGEDAPSYKGAPDEDAPYVWVCDEFYEVESGGSETTIDGRTINVAFDSPMPRGFDTRDQALAAAKEHVRTQFARVGVAADDVRIEVVKSEPGAA is encoded by the coding sequence ATGCTTCTGGTTCGCGGTCACGGCGGCGGCACGACCCTCACGGGCACGATATTCGAGCGCGGCGAGGACGCGCCGTCGTACAAGGGGGCGCCCGACGAGGACGCGCCGTACGTCTGGGTCTGCGACGAGTTCTACGAGGTCGAGAGCGGCGGGTCGGAGACGACGATAGACGGTCGGACCATCAACGTCGCGTTCGACTCGCCGATGCCCCGGGGGTTCGACACGCGCGACCAAGCCCTCGCGGCGGCCAAAGAGCACGTCAGGACGCAGTTCGCACGCGTCGGCGTCGCCGCCGACGACGTGCGCATCGAAGTCGTCAAGAGCGAACCCGGCGCGGCCTGA
- a CDS encoding ATP-binding protein, with protein MSDLGDFTDFESGSDRDSSSQTADASDAERGENGESEGAAAASADAGSDAADGGVAFERFDVAPAGEDRGIGAVSVSQGLRVAEDGDDTALRAFVTTGNRDDVRLGKYLLVPYPDDELLFCRITALEYAQEFRTDDATEIHARRAMRRQEFEERDYKFVASLDPVAVLFEQGDELKRRMVDRVPKPGAVVAEATDPEQIKTGLKIPAEGVFLGHLSVGGEKVRTAAEPPTIDYRLKDDYADGDPLVFRHTLVAGGTGSGKTHASKNLLRQLLDSDRTYEMDDGRDAQMAVVQFDPQDEYAQMHDDNPEMTDSVARRYEREGVAHGGHDDTVCLVPKEDGVPYGGDNHRAEQVEFTIPFSMARDRPWLVAGSSLNENQFPALKELLRRFFREYGNEGTYEEFLTFLDDPALKEELHEAGRVHEATYDAVKRRVRGVPNGVFDQSARPITELDHQLVRPGGLTVIPTYHLSTSRAKEMFVLAVSSMLIDDKLSNAPRSERIKETPLVLGMDEAHNFLADADNVQARKVVSKFTEAAKQGRKERLGLFLITQDPQDVAEPVFKQVNTKLVLNLGDEDAIKSVNIPPNLEDKVPYMEKGQMVVYSPDNSEPVELVGLSTCVTRHGE; from the coding sequence ATGTCCGACCTCGGCGACTTCACCGACTTCGAGTCCGGGTCCGACCGTGACTCGTCGTCACAGACGGCTGACGCGTCCGACGCCGAACGGGGGGAGAACGGGGAATCCGAGGGCGCGGCGGCCGCGTCCGCGGACGCCGGGTCCGACGCGGCGGACGGGGGGGTCGCCTTCGAGCGGTTCGACGTGGCGCCCGCGGGCGAGGACCGCGGCATCGGCGCCGTCTCGGTTTCGCAGGGGCTCCGCGTCGCCGAGGACGGCGACGACACCGCCCTCCGCGCGTTCGTCACGACGGGCAACCGCGACGACGTGCGCCTCGGCAAGTACCTCCTCGTCCCCTACCCCGACGACGAACTGCTGTTCTGCCGCATCACCGCCCTGGAGTACGCCCAGGAGTTCCGAACCGACGACGCCACGGAGATTCACGCCCGGCGCGCGATGCGCCGACAGGAGTTCGAAGAGCGCGACTACAAGTTCGTGGCGTCGCTGGACCCCGTGGCGGTCCTCTTCGAACAAGGGGACGAACTCAAGCGCCGGATGGTCGACCGAGTCCCGAAACCGGGCGCCGTCGTCGCCGAGGCGACGGACCCCGAACAGATCAAGACGGGACTGAAGATTCCGGCCGAGGGAGTCTTCTTGGGTCACCTCTCGGTCGGCGGCGAGAAGGTGCGAACGGCGGCGGAACCGCCGACCATCGACTACCGCCTCAAGGACGACTACGCCGACGGCGACCCTCTCGTCTTCCGACACACCCTCGTCGCCGGCGGCACCGGGTCGGGGAAGACGCACGCCTCGAAGAACCTTCTCCGGCAACTGCTCGATTCGGACCGGACCTACGAGATGGACGACGGGCGCGACGCTCAGATGGCTGTTGTGCAGTTCGACCCGCAGGACGAGTACGCTCAGATGCACGACGACAACCCCGAGATGACTGACTCGGTCGCCCGGCGGTACGAACGCGAGGGCGTCGCGCACGGCGGTCACGACGACACGGTCTGTCTCGTGCCGAAGGAGGACGGCGTGCCGTACGGCGGCGACAACCACCGCGCCGAACAGGTCGAGTTCACCATCCCGTTCTCGATGGCGCGCGACCGACCGTGGCTGGTCGCCGGCAGCAGCCTCAACGAAAACCAGTTCCCGGCGCTGAAAGAGCTGCTGCGGCGGTTCTTCCGGGAGTACGGAAACGAGGGGACGTACGAGGAGTTCCTGACGTTCCTCGACGACCCGGCGCTGAAAGAGGAACTGCACGAGGCGGGACGCGTCCACGAGGCGACGTACGACGCCGTGAAACGCCGCGTCCGCGGCGTCCCGAACGGCGTGTTCGACCAGTCGGCCCGCCCCATCACCGAGTTGGACCACCAACTCGTCCGACCGGGCGGTCTGACGGTGATTCCGACCTACCACCTCTCGACGAGTCGCGCGAAGGAGATGTTCGTCCTCGCGGTGTCGAGCATGCTCATCGACGACAAACTGTCGAACGCCCCCCGGTCTGAGAGAATCAAAGAGACGCCCCTCGTTCTCGGGATGGACGAGGCGCACAACTTCCTCGCGGACGCCGACAACGTCCAAGCGAGAAAGGTCGTCTCGAAATTCACCGAGGCGGCCAAGCAGGGTCGAAAGGAGCGACTCGGCCTCTTTCTCATCACGCAGGACCCGCAGGACGTGGCCGAACCGGTGTTCAAGCAGGTGAACACGAAACTGGTCTTGAACCTCGGCGACGAGGACGCCATCAAGAGCGTCAACATCCCGCCGAATCTCGAGGACAAGGTGCCGTACATGGAGAAAGGACAGATGGTGGTTTACTCGCCGGACAACTCCGAACCCGTCGAACTCGTCGGTCTCTCGACGTGCGTGACGAGACACGGCGAGTGA
- a CDS encoding universal stress protein yields MIRHLLIPVDGSPQSVEALRFAASEWGDARVTLLHVIDPVNGSRASAVPSGSEEWYDDARERAESLLEEARTVLPADATVETRIEVGRPAATILDVAREGAVDHVVLGSHSREGISRILLGSVAEAVARRSPVPVTVARTSMDDAERADGVSSA; encoded by the coding sequence ATGATTCGACACCTACTCATCCCGGTCGACGGGTCGCCGCAGTCCGTCGAAGCGCTCCGGTTCGCCGCCTCGGAGTGGGGGGACGCCCGCGTCACTCTGTTGCACGTCATCGACCCCGTGAACGGTTCGCGCGCGAGCGCGGTTCCTTCGGGGTCCGAAGAGTGGTACGACGACGCTCGGGAACGGGCCGAGTCGCTGCTCGAGGAGGCGCGGACGGTGCTTCCCGCCGATGCGACCGTCGAGACGAGAATCGAGGTCGGTCGTCCCGCGGCGACCATCCTCGACGTGGCGCGGGAGGGGGCGGTGGACCACGTCGTTCTCGGCAGTCACAGCCGCGAGGGCATCTCGCGCATCCTCCTCGGCAGCGTCGCGGAGGCCGTCGCGCGGCGCTCGCCCGTTCCCGTGACCGTCGCGCGGACGTCGATGGACGACGCCGAACGAGCGGACGGAGTGTCGTCGGCGTAA
- a CDS encoding nitroreductase family protein: protein MEYSEVVTSRRSVHQYADEDLSTEVVESIFERVRHAPSSYNLQPWEFLVLTEDENREALREAANGQEHVTDAPVAVVVLGNKDPAAHAEAVFDDWVAKGYLPNNDARDAVMENVAAMSELPEEERRVWTVRSTTIAATELMNAAWDEGVATCPLGGFDADAVVEAFDIDGDQYEPVMLVTMGYSADGAADVDRERKYRRSVDEIVHYDEFDPVTSTELPDAAAEAPASDD, encoded by the coding sequence GTGGAGTACTCCGAAGTCGTCACGTCCCGACGGTCCGTTCACCAGTACGCCGACGAGGACCTGTCTACCGAAGTCGTCGAATCGATATTCGAACGCGTCCGTCACGCTCCGTCGAGCTACAACCTCCAGCCGTGGGAGTTCCTCGTCCTCACCGAGGACGAGAACCGAGAAGCGCTCCGGGAGGCGGCCAACGGGCAGGAACACGTCACCGACGCCCCCGTCGCCGTCGTCGTCCTCGGGAACAAAGACCCGGCGGCGCACGCCGAGGCCGTCTTCGACGACTGGGTGGCGAAGGGCTACCTCCCGAACAACGACGCACGCGACGCCGTCATGGAGAACGTCGCTGCGATGTCCGAACTGCCCGAAGAGGAGCGGCGGGTCTGGACGGTCCGCTCGACCACCATCGCCGCCACGGAACTGATGAACGCCGCGTGGGACGAAGGGGTCGCTACCTGCCCGCTCGGCGGATTCGACGCCGACGCTGTCGTCGAGGCGTTCGATATCGACGGCGACCAGTACGAACCCGTGATGCTCGTCACCATGGGCTACTCTGCCGACGGGGCGGCCGACGTGGACCGAGAGCGCAAGTACCGCCGCTCGGTGGACGAAATCGTCCACTACGACGAGTTCGACCCCGTCACGTCGACCGAACTCCCCGATGCGGCCGCCGAAGCGCCCGCTTCCGACGACTGA
- a CDS encoding winged helix-turn-helix domain-containing protein: protein MSVSKSRWDDVGYIISSRYRILVLKRLIEGPATPSLIAADSGSSITHVSRALQQLREQSHVTLLVSEDRKKGRVYGITDEGRSVWEMLDTKDLV, encoded by the coding sequence ATGAGCGTCAGCAAGAGCAGGTGGGACGACGTCGGCTACATCATCAGCTCGCGGTACAGAATTCTCGTCCTCAAACGGCTCATTGAGGGGCCGGCGACGCCGTCGCTCATCGCGGCCGACTCGGGGAGTTCTATCACGCACGTCTCGCGCGCGCTGCAACAGCTTCGCGAGCAGTCGCACGTGACGCTCTTGGTGTCCGAGGACCGCAAGAAGGGCCGCGTCTACGGAATCACGGACGAGGGGCGGTCCGTGTGGGAGATGCTCGACACGAAGGACCTCGTGTAA
- a CDS encoding VCBS repeat-containing protein: MSDEASPAAGGGAATGELAEPGTSDTEFRFRHETIDANPPSGRLFICHPTDLTGDGHPDLIVGGMGSTDVSTFVPGLTVERSSIPGYFFKRLETDLFWYENSTWERHDMTDDDELRLLGSTLVDFDGDGSEDIVVGQGLGFGDIYWFERPADPRKEWTKRLLRSDFEKYHDLAFGDVDNDGKPELVGVSQESETLFYYDVPEDPRRTPWPAETKHVIESGVDLEGLCIVDLDGDGENELIAGTHVYRQTDTGDWERETVVSGWDWTRVAVADLDGDGELEVVFTEGDSPLLGNHPGRVAWFDPPNWEQHTLRDDMYCPHSLQIADFTGNGLPDIYVSEMGLGVNEDPQHLIFENLGDGTFEEHVIATGVETHEAKVVDMTGDGRLDIVGKSYEPNAHVDIWYNES; this comes from the coding sequence ATGAGCGACGAGGCCTCTCCGGCCGCCGGCGGCGGGGCGGCGACGGGCGAACTCGCCGAACCGGGGACGAGCGACACGGAGTTCCGATTCCGACACGAGACCATCGACGCGAACCCGCCGAGCGGTCGCCTGTTCATCTGCCACCCGACGGACCTGACGGGCGACGGCCATCCCGACCTCATCGTCGGCGGCATGGGGTCGACGGACGTCTCGACGTTCGTTCCGGGCCTGACGGTCGAACGCTCATCCATCCCGGGGTACTTCTTCAAGCGTCTCGAAACGGACCTGTTCTGGTACGAGAACTCGACGTGGGAGCGCCACGACATGACCGACGACGACGAACTCCGACTGCTGGGGAGCACGCTGGTCGATTTCGACGGCGACGGCTCCGAGGACATCGTCGTCGGGCAGGGTCTCGGCTTCGGCGACATCTACTGGTTCGAACGGCCCGCGGACCCCCGAAAAGAGTGGACAAAGCGGCTCCTCCGGAGCGACTTCGAGAAGTACCACGACCTCGCCTTCGGCGACGTCGACAACGACGGAAAACCCGAACTGGTCGGCGTCTCCCAGGAGAGCGAGACGCTGTTCTACTACGACGTCCCCGAGGACCCCCGGCGGACGCCGTGGCCCGCGGAGACGAAGCACGTCATCGAATCGGGGGTCGACCTCGAAGGCCTCTGCATCGTCGACCTCGACGGCGACGGAGAGAACGAACTCATCGCCGGCACGCACGTCTACCGGCAGACCGATACCGGAGACTGGGAGCGCGAGACGGTCGTCTCCGGGTGGGACTGGACGCGCGTGGCCGTCGCGGACCTCGACGGCGACGGCGAACTGGAGGTCGTGTTCACGGAGGGTGACTCACCCCTCCTCGGCAACCATCCGGGGCGCGTCGCGTGGTTCGACCCGCCGAACTGGGAACAGCACACGCTCAGGGACGACATGTACTGCCCGCACTCGCTGCAGATTGCGGACTTCACCGGGAACGGTCTGCCCGATATCTACGTCTCGGAGATGGGACTCGGCGTGAACGAGGACCCCCAACACCTCATCTTCGAGAACCTCGGCGACGGAACGTTCGAGGAGCACGTCATCGCCACCGGCGTCGAGACGCACGAAGCGAAAGTTGTCGACATGACGGGCGACGGGCGACTCGACATCGTAGGTAAGTCCTACGAACCGAACGCCCACGTCGACATCTGGTACAACGAATCCTGA
- a CDS encoding Gfo/Idh/MocA family protein — protein sequence MTYDVAIVGTGPDPEDPDTDGFAMGYRHASAYDRLDDCRLAACVDIIRPNAEAFAETWGLAESAVYEDVEQMLQEVRPDVVSVTVPPSVHADVVLACAESDSVQAIHCEKPMAKTWDDAKRMVAACEEAGVRLTFNHQRRFGRPFREAKRLLDDGAVGSLERVEIGGPNLYDFGTHLFDLCGYYTDQSPPEWVLCGVDYGEENVQFGAHNENNAIAQWGHENGVVGIASTGDYSVVPAQMRLVGDDGLIDICTEDGPPLRYRNGSTNGWKSVDTGRDGAHGPTDSLPQVAARKVAARLPFVSEDRFRTPTYIERAIEEVVTALVEDRPSELSGENALQSTELIFGAWESARRRERVAFPLEVDGNALEEMVESNELLASDDA from the coding sequence ATGACGTACGACGTAGCCATCGTCGGCACCGGTCCCGACCCCGAGGACCCGGACACCGACGGCTTCGCGATGGGGTATCGACACGCATCCGCCTACGACCGACTCGACGACTGTCGACTCGCCGCCTGCGTGGACATCATCCGACCGAACGCGGAGGCGTTCGCGGAGACGTGGGGTCTCGCGGAGAGCGCCGTCTACGAGGACGTCGAACAGATGCTCCAAGAGGTACGGCCGGACGTCGTGAGCGTCACGGTACCGCCGTCGGTCCACGCCGACGTGGTCCTCGCGTGCGCCGAGAGCGACTCCGTACAAGCGATACACTGCGAGAAGCCGATGGCGAAGACCTGGGACGACGCGAAGCGGATGGTCGCCGCCTGCGAGGAGGCGGGCGTCCGACTCACGTTCAACCACCAGCGTCGGTTCGGCCGCCCGTTCCGGGAGGCCAAGCGGTTGCTCGACGACGGCGCCGTCGGGTCGCTCGAACGGGTCGAGATAGGCGGACCGAACCTCTACGACTTCGGGACCCACCTGTTCGACCTCTGCGGCTACTACACCGACCAGTCCCCGCCCGAATGGGTTCTCTGCGGCGTCGACTACGGTGAGGAGAACGTTCAGTTCGGCGCGCACAACGAGAACAACGCGATAGCCCAGTGGGGTCACGAGAACGGCGTCGTCGGCATCGCCTCGACGGGCGACTACAGCGTCGTCCCCGCCCAGATGCGCCTCGTCGGCGACGACGGCCTTATCGACATCTGTACCGAAGACGGTCCACCGCTTCGGTACCGGAACGGGTCGACGAACGGGTGGAAATCCGTCGACACCGGCCGCGACGGCGCCCACGGACCGACCGACTCGCTCCCGCAGGTCGCCGCGCGGAAGGTCGCCGCTCGGCTTCCGTTCGTCTCCGAGGACCGATTCCGGACACCGACGTACATCGAACGAGCCATCGAAGAGGTCGTGACCGCGCTCGTCGAAGACCGCCCCTCGGAGCTCTCGGGCGAGAACGCCCTCCAGTCCACGGAGCTCATCTTCGGCGCCTGGGAGTCCGCACGGCGTCGAGAGCGGGTCGCCTTCCCCCTCGAAGTCGACGGAAACGCGCTCGAAGAGATGGTCGAATCGAACGAACTACTCGCGTCCGACGACGCGTAA
- a CDS encoding carbohydrate-binding domain-containing protein, with product MSRKLSDENETERSGLGGAIKNWVGGGDSRPRARTASASDSDSEAAKGENDRVEIGRRSYLKMVGVAAATASVAGCTGTSDGVASVQPLSAFGYGGAAVLQQASSLDLTVSESESNDSQATAMAVDLGATVSGRLASSEVDWYAVDATAGQELLVDFERATDAGVVAVIVYDADGGWSDLRYLGTSGPVTVRSAVEESGTYYVQVIDVENGGGDYTLAVSAGGAETETPTATPTPTPTPTPTPTDGQSPFGGQARTLPGQIEAEHFDAGGAGVAYFDTTSAAKGGDYRTDELVDIENTQDDSGTYNVGWMQEGEWLEYTVDVTAATYDVKLRVASPVSGKRFRVLLDREELGVVEVPNTGSWQSWQTVTIPDVVLSEGQDQVLRVEVVDGDVNLNWIEFTSNQPAVTPTPTPTPTPTPTPTPTPTPTPTPSPSLDDYGLQGYGEMGYGGVETSN from the coding sequence ATGAGTAGAAAGCTTTCCGATGAGAACGAAACCGAACGGAGCGGCCTCGGGGGGGCCATCAAGAACTGGGTAGGGGGCGGAGACTCGCGTCCGCGGGCGCGAACCGCGTCCGCGTCCGATTCCGATTCCGAGGCGGCGAAAGGAGAGAATGACCGAGTCGAAATCGGGCGGCGGTCGTACCTGAAGATGGTCGGCGTCGCCGCGGCGACGGCCTCTGTCGCGGGGTGCACGGGAACGTCCGACGGCGTCGCGAGCGTCCAACCCCTGTCGGCGTTCGGTTACGGCGGGGCGGCCGTCCTCCAGCAGGCTTCCTCGCTCGACCTCACCGTGAGCGAGTCCGAGTCGAACGACAGTCAGGCGACCGCGATGGCCGTCGACCTCGGCGCCACCGTGTCGGGTCGGCTGGCGTCCTCGGAGGTCGACTGGTACGCCGTCGACGCGACGGCGGGACAGGAACTCCTCGTGGACTTCGAGCGAGCCACCGACGCGGGCGTCGTCGCGGTCATCGTCTACGACGCCGACGGCGGGTGGAGCGACCTCCGGTATCTGGGCACCTCGGGTCCGGTGACGGTTCGGAGCGCCGTCGAGGAGTCGGGAACGTACTACGTGCAGGTCATCGACGTCGAGAACGGCGGCGGAGACTACACGCTGGCGGTCTCGGCGGGCGGCGCGGAAACGGAGACGCCCACCGCGACTCCCACGCCGACTCCGACTCCCACGCCCACCCCGACGGACGGGCAGTCACCCTTCGGCGGGCAAGCGCGGACGCTTCCGGGACAGATCGAGGCCGAACACTTCGACGCGGGCGGCGCCGGCGTCGCCTACTTCGACACCACGAGCGCGGCGAAAGGCGGCGACTACCGGACGGACGAACTGGTGGACATCGAGAACACGCAGGACGACTCCGGGACGTACAACGTCGGGTGGATGCAGGAGGGCGAGTGGTTGGAGTACACTGTCGACGTGACGGCCGCGACGTACGACGTCAAACTTCGCGTCGCCTCGCCGGTCAGCGGCAAGCGGTTCCGCGTGCTGCTCGACCGGGAGGAACTCGGCGTCGTCGAGGTGCCGAACACCGGTAGCTGGCAGTCCTGGCAGACGGTGACGATACCGGACGTCGTCCTGTCCGAAGGGCAGGACCAGGTGCTGCGGGTCGAAGTCGTCGACGGGGACGTGAACCTCAACTGGATCGAGTTCACGAGCAACCAACCGGCTGTCACGCCGACGCCGACTCCTACACCGACTCCCACCCCGACGCCGACCCCCACGCCGACTCCGACTCCCACGCCCTCGCCCTCGCTCGACGACTACGGGCTACAGGGCTACGGCGAGATGGGATACGGCGGCGTCGAGACGTCGAACTGA
- a CDS encoding glycosyltransferase family 2 protein has translation MSRTDPHADDPLVTVIITTYDRPAYLRTAVETVSEQEYAPVELVVVDDCSEVPASEVLDGVSPDVHSFEIRRHSENRGANAARNTGVEAATGEYIAFLDDDDRWDPEKLSKQVARFRTVGDDVGLVYVGRKGEMDGSVHDVVIPDPVDGDVTKAVLCRNVVGTQSAVMVRSDLAKETPFDERFKRWADLEWYVALSTKCEFEPIGEALVTYEYDAHNRISDDYDNLLESYGLFVEKYRDLAAEYGPLFERKMLGWTAYRVGSASINDRNYQVARRFFLKAVQHYPFEPTFLLYAGVTLGGRTTHRLAQATNRLVAGSSVPK, from the coding sequence ATGAGTCGAACCGACCCCCACGCCGACGACCCGCTTGTCACGGTAATCATCACCACCTACGACCGCCCCGCGTACCTGCGGACGGCGGTGGAAACCGTCTCCGAACAGGAGTACGCGCCCGTCGAACTCGTCGTCGTCGACGACTGCTCGGAGGTACCGGCGAGCGAGGTTCTCGACGGCGTCTCGCCGGACGTGCACTCCTTCGAGATACGCCGCCACTCGGAGAATCGCGGCGCCAACGCCGCCCGCAACACGGGCGTCGAGGCGGCGACGGGGGAGTACATCGCGTTTTTGGACGACGACGACCGGTGGGACCCCGAGAAGCTCTCGAAGCAGGTCGCGCGCTTCCGAACCGTCGGCGACGACGTCGGCCTCGTCTACGTCGGCCGCAAGGGCGAGATGGACGGCAGCGTCCACGACGTCGTCATCCCCGACCCGGTCGACGGGGACGTCACGAAGGCGGTGCTCTGCCGGAACGTCGTCGGCACGCAGTCGGCGGTGATGGTCCGGTCGGACCTCGCCAAGGAGACGCCGTTCGACGAGCGGTTCAAGCGGTGGGCCGACCTGGAGTGGTACGTCGCCCTCTCGACCAAGTGCGAGTTCGAACCCATCGGGGAGGCGCTCGTCACCTACGAGTACGACGCGCACAACCGCATCTCCGACGACTACGACAACCTCCTGGAGAGCTACGGGCTGTTCGTGGAGAAATACCGCGACCTGGCGGCCGAGTACGGCCCCCTCTTCGAGCGGAAGATGCTCGGGTGGACGGCCTACCGCGTCGGGTCGGCGTCGATAAACGACAGAAATTACCAGGTGGCCCGTCGGTTCTTCCTGAAGGCGGTTCAACACTACCCCTTCGAACCCACGTTCCTCCTGTACGCCGGCGTGACGCTCGGCGGGCGGACGACCCACCGACTCGCGCAGGCTACGAACCGCCTCGTCGCCGGGTCGTCGGTCCCGAAGTAA